AGGGGTTTGAACACCAAGTCCCGTAGAGCGGGACAGAGCTTCCTCGCCCAGAATTCCTCGTACGCATGGACGTCGCCGACCTTTTTCTTTACCTCCACCAACAGCAGCGAGCCCGTCAGCCTGAACATTTCCGCCACCACGACCATGTGGCCATGGCTCTCCCCTTCGAGATCAACCCTGAAGTTCTTCTTTCTCACCGTGAATCTGACCGTTTTGGCTACCTCTTCCAGCGTGTCGACGATGGTGGACATAGGTTCGCCGGAGATGAACCTATTCTCTGATTGGCATTTCGATCCTTCGAATAGGCCCGAGAGATTGATTCCCCGCGAGAAGGATATGATGTCGAATGCGTTCAGTGTCGGTAgctcctccctttccttttcgtCTACGACGGAGCTGCCGGAAGAGGAGGTAGGCAatggagaggaggaagagaacgCCGTCGGCGATGACAACGGAGATTCAGAGTCAGTTCCGTCGCGGCACCACCACCAGCATTTGCCGTCATCGTCGCTGTCGTCGTCGGAGTAGGGCTGGACCTCCTGGTAGCCGCCTTTTCTGAACCAAGGATCCCGTAGGATCTCGTCGGTGGTGATCCTCCTTTCGGTGTTGGTGTCCAGAAGACGGTGGAGCAGCCAGCGGAGCTCAGGGGACACCCACCGAGGACAGCGGAACTCCCCTCTGTAGATCTTTCGGTACATGGCCATGAGGTTGTGGTCGTTGAAGGGGAGGTACCCCGCGACCAGAACGAAGAGTATGACCCCGCAGGACCAAATGTCGATCTTCCGGGGGTCGTACCCCTTCTTGGCGAGGACCTCCGGGGCGACATAGGACGGGGTGCCGCAGAGGGTGTGGAAGAGACCGTCGTGGCGGACCTGTTCCGAGACGGCGGAGAGGCCGAAGTCGGAGACCTTCATGTTTCCGGCGTCGTCGACGAGCAGGTTCTCGGGCTTGAGGTCGCGGTGGAAGACGCCGCGCGAGTGGCAGAAGC
This window of the Nymphaea colorata isolate Beijing-Zhang1983 chromosome 2, ASM883128v2, whole genome shotgun sequence genome carries:
- the LOC116248054 gene encoding CBL-interacting serine/threonine-protein kinase 12-like → MEALSAAGNEGRRPEAVIFGKYELGRLLGHGAFAKVYHAREVKTGRSVAIKVMSKQRIVNGGFVSHIKREISIMRRLRHPNIVRLFEVLATKTKIYFVMEFVKGGALFDKVAKGRLKEDVARRYFQQLVSAVRFCHSRGVFHRDLKPENLLVDDAGNMKVSDFGLSAVSEQVRHDGLFHTLCGTPSYVAPEVLAKKGYDPRKIDIWSCGVILFVLVAGYLPFNDHNLMAMYRKIYRGEFRCPRWVSPELRWLLHRLLDTNTERRITTDEILRDPWFRKGGYQEVQPYSDDDSDDDGKCWWWCRDGTDSESPLSSPTAFSSSSPLPTSSSGSSVVDEKEREELPTLNAFDIISFSRGINLSGLFEGSKCQSENRFISGEPMSTIVDTLEEVAKTVRFTVRKKNFRVDLEGESHGHMVVVAEMFRLTGSLLLVEVKKKVGDVHAYEEFWARKLCPALRDLVFKPLPAFPNSE